A genome region from Glutamicibacter arilaitensis Re117 includes the following:
- a CDS encoding DUF2188 domain-containing protein, with protein sequence MSTNHFHVLAKEESWVVTLGGMHLKTCDSQSGAYREAVAKAAELGAGEIYVHDEDGELSWHESVPHDHRKN encoded by the coding sequence ATGAGCACGAACCATTTCCATGTACTAGCCAAAGAGGAATCGTGGGTCGTCACATTAGGCGGCATGCATCTGAAAACGTGCGACTCGCAATCCGGGGCCTACCGCGAAGCCGTAGCCAAGGCTGCGGAACTCGGAGCCGGTGAAATCTACGTGCACGATGAAGATGGCGAACTGTCCTGGCACGAATCAGTGCCGCACGATCACCGGAAGAATTAG
- a CDS encoding cation diffusion facilitator family transporter: protein MKNSPGTHLPHEQRELMARAAKLEWISIGYTALTITLVALVVGNSQAMRTAWIEDMLSVLPQLAFLASLQFTRRTRRPSHPYGYHRSMGAGHLVAGVALLVVGAMLAYESVSALVKLEHPTIGTMNLFGHTVWQGWIMMAVMALIAAPAVVLGRLKIKAAQPLHNKLLYADSKMAKADWQTNAASIVGVAGIGVGLWWLDSTAALVIAAGILKDGWDSTKSATTDLLDRRSKGIDGTDPHPLIPAMEEQLHSLDWVRTAGLWVRELGQVQHTEAFIVPESETVTLAQSEEARKLLEGTDWKAYDVVVTIVPELPEFLKQG, encoded by the coding sequence ATGAAAAACTCTCCCGGAACCCATTTGCCTCACGAACAACGTGAACTCATGGCGCGGGCCGCGAAGCTAGAGTGGATCAGCATCGGATACACGGCGCTCACTATTACCCTTGTTGCACTAGTAGTGGGGAATTCGCAGGCCATGCGCACAGCGTGGATCGAAGACATGCTTTCAGTCTTGCCGCAGCTGGCCTTCTTGGCATCACTGCAGTTCACCCGGAGGACTCGTCGGCCCTCCCACCCCTACGGCTACCACCGGTCCATGGGAGCCGGGCATCTGGTCGCAGGAGTAGCGTTGCTCGTCGTCGGAGCGATGCTCGCGTACGAATCAGTATCGGCTCTGGTTAAACTCGAGCACCCGACCATCGGGACCATGAACCTGTTTGGCCATACGGTATGGCAAGGATGGATCATGATGGCGGTCATGGCGCTGATCGCGGCACCGGCCGTGGTGCTGGGTCGGCTGAAAATCAAGGCTGCCCAACCCCTGCACAACAAGTTGCTCTACGCTGACTCCAAAATGGCCAAGGCCGACTGGCAGACCAATGCGGCTTCGATCGTCGGCGTGGCCGGAATCGGCGTTGGATTGTGGTGGCTGGATTCCACGGCGGCCCTGGTGATCGCTGCCGGCATTCTCAAGGACGGCTGGGACAGCACTAAGTCCGCGACGACGGATTTACTGGATCGCCGTTCCAAGGGCATCGACGGCACGGATCCGCACCCGCTGATCCCGGCCATGGAGGAACAGCTTCATTCCCTGGATTGGGTTCGCACTGCGGGATTATGGGTGCGCGAACTCGGCCAGGTCCAGCACACGGAAGCGTTCATCGTTCCGGAATCCGAAACCGTGACACTTGCCCAATCAGAGGAAGCGCGAAAATTGCTTGAAGGAACCGATTGGAAAGCTTATGACGTGGTGGTGACGATAGTTCCCGAGCTGCCTGAATTCCTCAAGCAGGGCTGA
- a CDS encoding transporter substrate-binding domain-containing protein produces the protein MATACVQAVPVDPEGTLDTVRAGTLRVGVSPASDFVEIRDGAPQGAEPALIEDFAQHAGAEIQWTIGGEEQLVEQLKAGQLDLVAGGITSKTPWSEKAGVTLPYTTTTDAQGKEKKIVLLVPPGENAFLSELEYFLDQTQEMP, from the coding sequence TTGGCGACAGCCTGCGTCCAAGCGGTGCCGGTGGACCCCGAGGGAACCCTGGACACAGTCCGTGCAGGGACACTTCGGGTCGGCGTGTCTCCTGCTTCGGATTTCGTGGAAATCCGGGATGGAGCACCCCAGGGCGCCGAACCAGCGCTCATAGAAGACTTTGCCCAGCATGCAGGTGCGGAAATTCAATGGACCATTGGCGGTGAAGAGCAGCTAGTCGAGCAACTGAAAGCAGGCCAGCTGGATTTGGTGGCAGGAGGCATCACCTCCAAGACACCGTGGTCGGAAAAGGCTGGAGTAACTCTTCCCTACACGACCACCACCGATGCCCAAGGCAAGGAAAAGAAAATTGTATTGCTCGTGCCTCCGGGCGAAAACGCTTTCCTGTCCGAGCTTGAATATTTCCTGGACCAGACGCAGGAGATGCCATGA
- a CDS encoding IS110-like element ISAar18 family transposase, with protein MTTIANTYAFIIGVDTHARTHTYAVIAPNGEQIGTESFPNSLAGRKRAIAWVNRRTQSEVRVLWVIEGVGSYGALLAGAVSNSGYRVVEAPRRYAPARRGAGKTDPIDAAAIAAAALPLIEQELRIPRQADGIRAALRVLTAAREQMTLERTSKINALTALLRIVDLGVDARKPLTETQIVQVSSWRERDEGIDRVFARAESTRMAKRVLVLNVDLKDNQEKITELIESSPAAPLLEVTGVGPVTAAVVYAAWSHLGRVRSEAAFAALAGVNPIPASSGNVERHRLNRGGDRRLNSALHMATIVRTIHDPDTRAYAERRKPEGKSSREVRRILKRYLARRLYRILNALHSLPDAPLSSC; from the coding sequence ATGACCACGATCGCGAACACTTACGCGTTTATTATCGGCGTCGATACCCACGCGCGAACCCACACCTACGCCGTGATCGCTCCAAACGGCGAGCAGATAGGGACGGAGAGTTTTCCCAATTCGCTTGCCGGCAGGAAACGTGCAATCGCGTGGGTCAATCGAAGAACTCAAAGTGAAGTTCGAGTACTTTGGGTTATCGAAGGCGTCGGCAGCTATGGAGCACTATTAGCCGGTGCGGTGTCCAATAGCGGCTATCGTGTGGTCGAAGCTCCCCGCCGGTATGCCCCTGCCCGGCGTGGCGCTGGAAAAACCGATCCAATTGACGCCGCCGCGATTGCCGCTGCGGCCCTGCCGTTGATTGAGCAAGAATTGCGGATTCCGAGGCAGGCCGATGGGATTCGGGCGGCATTGCGGGTTCTGACCGCGGCGAGGGAACAGATGACTCTGGAGCGGACGTCAAAGATCAATGCTCTCACTGCCCTTTTGCGGATCGTGGATTTAGGTGTTGACGCTCGGAAACCACTGACTGAAACACAGATCGTCCAGGTTTCTTCGTGGCGAGAGCGTGATGAAGGCATTGATCGTGTGTTTGCTCGTGCTGAGTCGACTCGAATGGCGAAACGTGTGCTCGTGCTCAACGTTGATCTCAAGGACAACCAAGAGAAGATCACGGAGCTGATCGAGTCCAGCCCTGCTGCTCCACTACTTGAGGTTACCGGTGTCGGTCCGGTGACTGCAGCGGTGGTTTATGCTGCGTGGTCGCATCTTGGCCGGGTGCGTTCCGAGGCAGCATTTGCCGCGTTGGCTGGCGTTAATCCTATTCCTGCTTCATCTGGCAATGTTGAGCGCCATAGGTTGAATCGTGGTGGTGATCGTCGGCTGAACAGCGCTTTGCATATGGCTACTATCGTGAGAACAATTCACGATCCAGACACTCGTGCTTACGCAGAACGGAGAAAGCCCGAAGGCAAGTCGTCACGTGAAGTCCGGAGAATTTTGAAAAGGTACTTAGCCAGGCGCCTGTATCGCATATTAAACGCACTTCATTCGTTGCCCGACGCCCCGCTTTCGTCTTGTTGA
- a CDS encoding IS110-like element ISAar17 family transposase, with protein sequence MITTDIDIFLGLDVGKTDHWACAVTKDGTKIWNKTLPNDEAKLVSVYQNLSAKGTVLVVVDQPATIGALAVAVAQNLGIPVAYLPGLSMRRIADMYPGTAKTDEKDAFIIADAARTMPHTLRSIQVSDEDEATLGMLTGFDLDLARQITQTSNRIRGLFTQIHPPLERILGPWLEHDAVLEVLAAWPTPAALRHAGKARIDAKLKKYGARRHTAWASTVIDALDEQSVIVVGTDAAGLVIPHLARQMISLHAQRADVAAHLETMVEAHPLYPVLTSMPGVAVRTAAIIIAEISGKTFTSAAALSSYAGLAPTTRQSGTSIKSERVSHSGNKRLKRALFLSAFASIRFDPASREYYDRKRAQGKRHNQALIALAHRRLTVLFAMIRDGSLYDVPELKIA encoded by the coding sequence ATGATCACCACGGACATCGATATTTTCCTCGGACTCGACGTAGGGAAAACCGACCACTGGGCCTGCGCCGTCACTAAGGACGGCACCAAAATATGGAACAAGACCCTGCCTAACGACGAAGCCAAACTCGTCTCGGTCTACCAGAATCTCAGTGCCAAAGGCACCGTCCTGGTCGTCGTGGACCAGCCAGCCACCATCGGAGCCCTCGCTGTTGCGGTCGCCCAGAACCTCGGTATTCCGGTGGCCTACCTGCCCGGACTTTCGATGCGGCGGATCGCAGATATGTATCCCGGCACGGCGAAAACCGACGAAAAAGACGCGTTCATCATCGCGGACGCGGCCCGCACCATGCCGCACACGCTGCGCAGCATCCAGGTCTCTGATGAGGATGAAGCCACCTTGGGCATGCTCACCGGATTTGATCTGGATCTAGCCAGGCAGATCACCCAAACCAGCAACAGGATCCGCGGACTGTTCACCCAAATCCACCCACCACTAGAACGAATCCTCGGCCCATGGCTGGAACACGACGCGGTACTTGAAGTCCTCGCAGCCTGGCCCACCCCAGCCGCGCTGAGGCATGCCGGCAAAGCCCGGATCGATGCGAAGCTGAAGAAATACGGAGCTCGCCGGCACACCGCGTGGGCTTCAACCGTCATCGACGCCTTGGATGAACAGAGCGTCATCGTGGTCGGCACCGACGCCGCAGGCTTGGTCATCCCTCACCTAGCACGACAAATGATTTCCTTGCACGCACAGCGAGCTGATGTTGCTGCACATCTTGAAACCATGGTGGAGGCCCACCCTCTTTACCCGGTCCTGACATCCATGCCAGGGGTCGCTGTCAGGACCGCCGCGATCATCATTGCCGAGATCTCCGGCAAGACCTTCACCAGCGCCGCAGCGTTGTCTTCCTACGCTGGTTTGGCACCGACCACGCGCCAGTCAGGGACTTCGATCAAGTCCGAGCGAGTCAGCCATTCAGGCAATAAACGATTGAAACGTGCGCTCTTCCTTTCGGCGTTCGCGTCCATCCGTTTCGATCCAGCCAGCCGCGAATATTACGACCGGAAACGAGCTCAAGGTAAACGCCATAACCAAGCACTCATCGCGTTGGCGCACCGTCGACTGACGGTCCTGTTTGCGATGATCCGGGATGGCTCACTTTATGATGTTCCGGAGCTGAAAATAGCTTGA